A region from the Corylus avellana chromosome ca7, CavTom2PMs-1.0 genome encodes:
- the LOC132186610 gene encoding putative RING-H2 finger protein ATL21A: protein MSILKVVLLLLFLPSIIRVTEPCQISMCSRKSIPIRFPFRQEGENCGYPGFNLSCNGNGQSITVLKLPSSGEFFVRSIDYMMQQIQLYDPDNCLPRRLLRFNLSGSPFFAAYSQIYTFLSCPSQFPKPAGFTAVDCLASPTNSVLATSSTGLANSMPPSCKIIATLAVPAAWPDHFGEGFSGGLNGDLRLRWNVPDCGACEAQGSLCGFKTNSSQEIACFDFPKAPGENGLRVFRIMCFSIALPAITFVVGFACFACFMDKARGNRANITARHTPTIVSPQPTIVMTGLDESTIQSYEKLVLGESRQLPGPNDSTCPICLAEYCTEETLRCIPECQHCFHADCIDEWLRRNNSCPVCRNSPSPTQHATSNND, encoded by the exons ATGAGCATCTTAAAAGTTGTCcttctcctcctcttccttcCATCCATCATACGAGTTACAGAGCCATGCCAAATCTCCATGTGCAGCCGCAAAAGCATCCCTATTCGTTTTCCCTTCCGACAAGAAGGCGAAAACTGTGGTTATCCTGGTTTCAACCTGAGCTGCAACGGTAACGGTCAGAGTATAACGGTTCTAAAACTTCCTTCCTCTGGAGAATTCTTTGTCCGCAGCATCGACTATATGATGCAACAGATACAGCTGTACGACCCCGACAACTGCCTTCCACGACGCCTTCTGCGCTTCAATCTTTCTGGGTCCCCCTTTTTCGCTGCATATTCTCAGATATACACGTTTCTCAGCTGCCCTTCTCAGTTCCCAAAGCCTGCAGGGTTCACAGCCGTCGATTGCCTTGCCAGCCCCACAAATTCTGTTCTGGCTACTTCATCCACGGGCCTTGCGAATTCGATGCCTCCTTCGTGCAAGATCATTGCCACTCTGGCAGTTCCGGCTGCATGGCCGGATCATTTTGGTGAAGGATTCTCAGGTGGCCTTAATGGAGATCTTCGTTTAAGATGGAATGTGCCTGACTGTGGAGCTTGTGAAGCGCAAGGCAGTTTGTGTGGCTTCAAGACCAATTCTAGTCAAGAAATTGCTTGCTTCGATTTTCCTAAAGCACcag GCGAAAATGGTCTCCGAGTTTTCAGGATCATGTGCTTCTCCATTGCCTTACCAGCTATCACATTTGTTGTTGGGTTTGCATGTTTCGCATGTTTCATGGACAAAGCCAGAGGAAATAGGGCCAACATTACTGCACGGCACACACCAACTATAGTGTCACCACAACCCACCATTGTCATGACGGGTCTGGATGAGTCCACCATTCAATCCTATGAAAAGCTAGTCCTTGGGGAGAGCCGACAGCTACCGGGACCCAATGACAGCACTTGTCCGATATGCTTGGCAGAGTATTGCACCGAAGAGACACTTAGATGTATACCAGAATGCCAGCACTGCTTCCATGCCGATTGCATTGATGAGTGGCTACGAAGGAATAATAGCTGCCCAGTCTGCCGAAACTCTCCATCACCTACTCAGCATGCTACCTCAAATAATGATTGA
- the LOC132187769 gene encoding uncharacterized protein LOC132187769, which produces MEDNNRIYNLFVKLLDGKTLTLRFTSPTVSALAVKQRLHETTRIPSRHQRLVTGGLRHISDDSVFSCTDDGSAMFPTVHLLLRLVGGKGGFGSLLRGAATKAGQKKTNNFDACRDMSGRRLRHVNAEKKLEEWKAEEEQRKLERMAEEFIKKKAKKGKKGVGDGEAEKYVAKYREESERCVADVLESVNEAVKRKGGPVGGAEAKRLKIWMGKRKFGGSDSDDTDEEGGDGEEEREKSVVLNNGNHSDSSKEADGSSGSVTGGKQDDEFSGGASSESVSEEEKEIVLQGIVESDGCECRESLHADLVEPVIHEKKMAQSTSVPLVSETEALLAENQDCNGLEIVNLEEATGQPPNVSSVGNGEGLESASVDCEANTLDSKSRVCEEALASTDTADMETPLNFDGFNSVAEMEVLGLERLKSELQARGLKCGGTLQERAARLFLLKTTPLEKLPKKLLAKK; this is translated from the exons ATGGAGGACAACAACAGGATCTACAATCTCTTCGTGAAGCTCTTGGACGGTAAAACCCTAACCCTGAGATTCACATCACCAACCGTCTCCGCCCTTGCCGTCAAGCAGCGTCTCCATGAAACAACCAGAATACCCTCCCGCCATCAGCGCCTCGTCACTGGCGGCCTCCGCCACATCTCCGACGACTCCGTGTTCTCGTGCACCGACGACGGCTCGGCTATGTTCCCCACCGTTCATCTCCTGCTTCGTCTCGTCGGCGGGAAGGGAGGGTTCGGATCGCTTCTTCGTGGTGCGGCGACCAAGGCTGGGCAGAAGAAGACGAACAACTTCGATGCGTGCCGCGATATGAGCGGGCGGAGGCTACGGCACGTGAATGCGGAGAAGAAGCTGGAAGAGTGGAAGGCCGAGGAGGAGCAGAGGAAGCTCGAGAGGATGGCGGAGGAGTTCATCAAGAAGAAGGCTAAGAAGGGGAAGAAGGGGGTCGGGGATGGAGAGGCCGAGAAGTACGTGGCAAAGTACCGAGAGGAGTCGGAACGGTGCGTTGCGGATGTCCTTGAGTCGGTGAACGAGGCGGTGAAGCGGAAGGGCGGGCCGGTCGGGGGAGCGGAGGCGAAGCGGTTGAAGATTTG GATGGGGAAGAGGAAATTTGGTGGAAGTGATAGTGATGATACAGATGAGGAGGGCGGTGATGGTGAGGAGGAAAGAGAGAAATCTGTTGTATTGAATAATGGGAATCATTCTGATTCAAGTAAGGAAGCTGATGGGAGTTCTGGTTCAGTCACTGGTGGTAAACAAGATGATGAATTTTCTGGTGGAGCATCCTCTGAGAGTGTCTctgaggaagagaaagaaattgtTTTGCAGGGAATAGTGGAATCTGATGGATGTGAATGTAGAGAATCTCTTCATGCTGACTTGGTCGAACCAGTAATTCATGAGAAGAAGATGGCCCAGAGTACATCTGTACCATTGGTGTCTGAAACTGAAGCATTGCTAGCTGAAAATCAGGATTGTAATGGACTGGAAATTGTAAATCTGGAAGAAGCTACTGGTCAACCTCCAAATGTCTCGAGTGTGGGAAATGGGGAAGGTCTTGAAAGTGCATCAGTTGATTGTGAAGCCAATACTTTAGATTCTAAATCAAGAGTTTGCGAGGAAGCACTTGCCAGTACAGACACTGCAGATATGGAAACGCCCCTCAATTTTGATGGATTCAATTCAGTGGCAGAAATGGAG GTTCTTGGGCTGGAAAGGTTAAAGTCTGAATTGCAAGCACGCGGGTTAAAATGTGGGGGCACTTTGCAAGAGCGGGCTGCAAGGCTTTTCCTGCTAAAAACTACGCCGTTGGAGAAGCTTCCTAAGAAGTTGCTGGCAAAAAAATGA
- the LOC132187206 gene encoding uncharacterized protein LOC132187206 isoform X2, whose amino-acid sequence MDSVTITPMLCSFNFSFSNPQIKPIYSTSFSFFRFTHFRKLRTSSITFCYRSDSNPKKQNSKFSNRVFPPNPIWVLFPILQSIKSFAASQTQKWVSCVQACNDSEKIMDEISGGYLQNGGIGVALLSVTSNAKVRISPFVATLSANPTFVSGLFAWFIAQSIKMVLNFFVERKWDLRILFASGGMPSSHSALCTALTTSVALCHGVADSLFPVCLGFSLIVMYDAIGVRRHAGMQAE is encoded by the exons ATGGACTCCGTGACAATAACACCCATGCTCTGTTCTTTCAACTTCAGCTTCTCAAACCCCCAAATCAAGCCTATCTACTCCACGAGCTTCTCGTTCTTTAGGTTCACCCACTTCAGAAAATTGAGGACCTCTTCGATCACTTTCTGTTATAGAAGTGATTCAAATCCTAAAAAACAGAATTCCAAGTTCAGTAATCGAGTTTTTCCCCCAAACCCTATCTGGGTTTTGTTTCCAATCTTGCAAAGCATCAAAAGCTTTGCCGCTTCACAAACCCAGAAATGGGTTTCATGTGTTCAAGCTTGTAATGATTCAGAGAAGATTATGGATGAAATTAGCGGTGGATATTTGCAAAATGGAGGGATTGGAGTTGCTTTATTGAGTGTTACTTCGAATGCGAAGGTTCGGATTAGTCCTTTCGTGGCGACATTATCCGCGAACCCGACGTTTGTCTCGGGTTTGTTCGCGTGGTTCATAGCGCAGTCAATAAAGATGGTCTTGAATTTCTTTGTAGAGAGGAAATGGGATTTGAGAATACTGTTTGCTTCTGGAGGAATGCCCTCGTCGCACTCAGCTTTGTGCACGGCTTTGACGACCTCGGTGGCGCTTTGTCATGGCGTGGCGGATTCGCTGTTTCCGGTTTGTTTGGGGTTCAGTCTGATTGTTATGTATGACGCAATCGGTGTGAGGCGGCATGCTGGGATGCAAGCTGAG tga
- the LOC132187206 gene encoding uncharacterized protein LOC132187206 isoform X1 — protein sequence MDSVTITPMLCSFNFSFSNPQIKPIYSTSFSFFRFTHFRKLRTSSITFCYRSDSNPKKQNSKFSNRVFPPNPIWVLFPILQSIKSFAASQTQKWVSCVQACNDSEKIMDEISGGYLQNGGIGVALLSVTSNAKVRISPFVATLSANPTFVSGLFAWFIAQSIKMVLNFFVERKWDLRILFASGGMPSSHSALCTALTTSVALCHGVADSLFPVCLGFSLIVMYDAIGVRRHAGMQAEVLNMIVEDLFQGHPISQRKLKELLGHTPSQVLAGAVLGIVVACICCQASLVPT from the exons ATGGACTCCGTGACAATAACACCCATGCTCTGTTCTTTCAACTTCAGCTTCTCAAACCCCCAAATCAAGCCTATCTACTCCACGAGCTTCTCGTTCTTTAGGTTCACCCACTTCAGAAAATTGAGGACCTCTTCGATCACTTTCTGTTATAGAAGTGATTCAAATCCTAAAAAACAGAATTCCAAGTTCAGTAATCGAGTTTTTCCCCCAAACCCTATCTGGGTTTTGTTTCCAATCTTGCAAAGCATCAAAAGCTTTGCCGCTTCACAAACCCAGAAATGGGTTTCATGTGTTCAAGCTTGTAATGATTCAGAGAAGATTATGGATGAAATTAGCGGTGGATATTTGCAAAATGGAGGGATTGGAGTTGCTTTATTGAGTGTTACTTCGAATGCGAAGGTTCGGATTAGTCCTTTCGTGGCGACATTATCCGCGAACCCGACGTTTGTCTCGGGTTTGTTCGCGTGGTTCATAGCGCAGTCAATAAAGATGGTCTTGAATTTCTTTGTAGAGAGGAAATGGGATTTGAGAATACTGTTTGCTTCTGGAGGAATGCCCTCGTCGCACTCAGCTTTGTGCACGGCTTTGACGACCTCGGTGGCGCTTTGTCATGGCGTGGCGGATTCGCTGTTTCCGGTTTGTTTGGGGTTCAGTCTGATTGTTATGTATGACGCAATCGGTGTGAGGCGGCATGCTGGGATGCAAGCTGAG GTTCTCAATATGATCGTTGAGGACTTGTTTCAAGGGCATCCTATCAGCCAAAGAAAGCTCAAGGAACTTCTTGGCCACACTCCATCACAGGTCCTTGCAGGAGCTGTGCTTGGCATTGTGGTAGCTTGTATCTGTTGTCAGGCTTCCTTGGTTCCAACGTAA